ACATTTCTGTGTACTCAGGGAGGGGTGACCCTGGCTGGACCCTATTTTACCCCATGCTTCCCTGCTGCAGTGTagcagtccctgctttggctaCCAGCTGGAGTATCTGACTAGCTCCTCTCTGCAACTTTTCCCCCAGGCCACATTAAAATACCTTTTAATAATTGAATTTATTTTCTTCACAGAATATTGAAGCATGTTTGTTCCAAGGTCTCTTAAAGTCAAGAGGAATGCTGATGATGACCTAAGCTgtacagcaaaaataaaaaagttgtctTCTGGAGAACCCTTATTAGTGGAGGTCACAGACTTAAGAGATGTTAAGCCAACTATAAAAGATGCGTCTGCTTCAGGATGTAATTTATATAAAGCAGTACAAGAATGCACAGAGCTACAAACTTTTCCAGATTCAGACTTCCCCTTTGCTGATGAATCTTTGGGAAGTGACAACCAAAATGTTGATGAAGACAGCTCCTCTGTAGAACCCATTAAATCTTTCAGCAAATCCCAGCGCTGGGCAGAACCTGGAGAACCTATATGTGTTGTTTGTGGTCGTTATGGTGAATATATTTGTGATAAAACAGATGAAGATGTTTGTAGTTTGGAATGTAAAGCCAAACATCTTTTACAAGCTCAAGAAAAAGAAGGGTTAAACTCTGACAGTTTTGTGAAAGTAGAATCAAAACCAGAAACTCTTTTGCCTGTCACCCTTTATACCTATAAAGAACATTCCTTTATTTTAAGCCTGCAAGATGACCAGATCAAGAACCTTAAATTGCAGTTAGGTATTGTTGTCCAGGGCAAAGGAGTTACAAGACCTATTATAGAGTTTGAACACTGTGGTTTTCCTGAAACTTTAAACTATAATTTAAAGAATTCAGGCTATGAAGTTCCAACCCCTATCCAGATGCAGATGATtcctgttggacttttgggaagGGATATCGTGGCCAGTGCAGACACAGGCTCAGGAAAAACTGCAGCCTTCCTGCTTCCAGTTATTATTAAAGCCTTGGAAGAGGTAATTAAAGTTTATGTAAATATTCAGAAAGAGGTGAGACGCTTAATGAGTCCAGAGTTCTCAATGTAATTAAAAATGGCAGTTATTGTATTGAAGCTCAgtagtttacttttttttttttttaaagagttttccCCCCTaatattgtaaatatttttctaGTTGGGTGGGCAGGAAATATAGTCTGTT
This Chrysemys picta bellii isolate R12L10 chromosome 8, ASM1138683v2, whole genome shotgun sequence DNA region includes the following protein-coding sequences:
- the DDX59 gene encoding probable ATP-dependent RNA helicase DDX59 isoform X5, producing the protein MFVPRSLKVKRNADDDLSCTAKIKKLSSGEPLLVEVTDLRDVKPTIKDASASGCNLYKAVQECTELQTFPDSDFPFADESLGSDNQNVDEDSSSVEPIKSFSKSQRWAEPGEPICVVCGRYGEYICDKTDEDVCSLECKAKHLLQAQEKEGLNSDSFVKVESKPETLLPVTLYTYKEHSFILSLQDDQIKNLKLQLGIVVQGKGVTRPIIEFEHCGFPETLNYNLKNSGYEVPTPIQMQMIPVGLLGRDIVASADTGSGKTAAFLLPVIIKALEEVIIATPGRLLDILKQSSVQLHDIKIVVVDEADTMLKMGFQQQVLDILENTSSDRQTILVSATIPVGIEQLANQLLQNPVRITIGEKNLPCSNVRQIILWVEEPSKKKKLFEILNDKKLFKPPVLVFVDCKLGADLLSDAVHKITGLQCISMHSDKSQSERTNILQVGRAGRLGHSGTAITFINNNSKKLFWDVVKRVKPTGTILPPQLLNSPYLHDQKRKEQQKVKQSQNSLVTGDNLMDIIRKHDKSNSQK
- the DDX59 gene encoding probable ATP-dependent RNA helicase DDX59 isoform X4: MFVPRSLKVKRNADDDLSCTAKIKKLSSGEPLLVEVTDLRDVKPTIKDASASGCNLYKAVQECTELQTFPDSDFPFADESLGSDNQNVDEDSSSVEPIKSFSKSQRWAEPGEPICVVCGRYGEYICDKTDEDVCSLECKAKHLLQAQEKEGLNSDSFVKVESKPETLLPVTLYTYKEHSFILSLQDDQIKNLKLQLGIVVQGKGVTRPIIEFEHCGFPETLNYNLKNSGYEVPTPIQMQMIPVGLLGRDIVASADTGSGKTAAFLLPVIIKALEEADTMLKMGFQQQVLDILENTSSDRQTILVSATIPVGIEQLANQLLQNPVRITIGEKNLPCSNVRQIILWVEEPSKKKKLFEILNDKKLFKPPVLVFVDCKLGADLLSDAVHKITGLQCISMHSDKSQSERTNILQGLFQEKYEVVVSTGVLGRGLDLVNVKLVVNFDMPSSMDEYVHQVGRAGRLGHSGTAITFINNNSKKLFWDVVKRVKPTGTILPPQLLNSPYLHDQKRKEQQKVKQSQNSLVTGDNLMDIIRKHDKSNSQK